From one Bacteroides intestinalis DSM 17393 genomic stretch:
- a CDS encoding toprim domain-containing protein translates to MERTEIDAVRRMPLADFLARLGHEPVRRSGNELWYLAPYRGERTSSFRVNVAKQLWYDFGLGKGGDIFTLAGEFLQSDDFMKQAKFIAEAANMTVAGWEKPVYLSKPTESVFEDVEVAPLLRSLLTEYLEERGIPYAIASRHCCRLNYGVRGKRYFAVGFPNMAGGYEVRSRYFKGCIPPKSVSLVKANDIPADECLVFEGFMDFLSAVTLGVTGNADCLVLNSVANVEKAAGLLDGYGRIGCFLDRDEAGRRTLAALTMRYGERVTDRSSLYDGCKDLNEYLQLTTKKQKNNHLKIEEQ, encoded by the coding sequence ATGGAAAGGACGGAAATAGATGCTGTCAGAAGGATGCCGCTTGCGGATTTTCTCGCACGGCTGGGGCATGAGCCTGTCAGAAGGAGCGGTAACGAGCTGTGGTATCTTGCCCCGTACAGGGGCGAGCGCACATCCTCTTTCCGTGTGAACGTGGCGAAACAGCTCTGGTACGACTTCGGTTTGGGCAAGGGCGGCGACATCTTCACGCTTGCCGGGGAGTTTCTGCAAAGCGATGACTTCATGAAGCAAGCGAAGTTCATAGCGGAAGCCGCCAATATGACGGTTGCCGGATGGGAAAAGCCCGTCTATCTCTCGAAGCCGACCGAATCCGTTTTTGAGGATGTGGAGGTCGCTCCGCTGCTCCGCTCACTGCTGACGGAGTATTTAGAGGAACGGGGCATCCCTTACGCCATCGCATCCCGTCACTGCTGCCGCTTGAACTACGGTGTGCGTGGGAAACGGTATTTTGCCGTTGGCTTTCCGAACATGGCAGGTGGCTATGAAGTCAGAAGCCGATATTTCAAGGGTTGCATACCTCCGAAGTCTGTATCACTGGTAAAGGCGAATGACATCCCGGCTGACGAGTGCCTCGTGTTCGAGGGCTTCATGGACTTTCTCTCTGCCGTGACGCTTGGTGTAACCGGTAACGCTGACTGTCTTGTGCTGAACTCAGTCGCCAACGTGGAGAAGGCGGCGGGATTGCTGGACGGATACGGGCGCATCGGCTGCTTCCTCGACCGTGACGAAGCCGGACGGCGGACGCTTGCCGCACTTACCATGCGATACGGGGAACGTGTCACCGACCGTTCCTCCCTCTATGACGGTTGCAAGGACTTGAACGAGTACCTGCAACTGACAACGAAAAAACAGAAAAACAACCATCTAAAAATCGAAGAACAATGA
- a CDS encoding conjugal transfer protein TraO: MRKYIAIIIASLALFTGQAHAQRCLPKMQGIEVRADMADGFNLGGKDGGYSFGAALSTYTKKGNKWVFGGEYLLKNNPYKDTKIPVAQFTAEGGYYFKILSDARKIVFVYAGASALAGYEAVNWGKKVLHDGSTLHDRDAFIYGGALTLDVECYVADRIALLANLRERCLWGGDTRKFHTQFGVGIKFIIN; the protein is encoded by the coding sequence ATGAGAAAGTACATCGCAATAATCATCGCGTCGCTTGCCCTTTTTACAGGGCAGGCGCACGCCCAGCGGTGTCTGCCGAAGATGCAGGGCATCGAGGTGAGGGCGGACATGGCGGACGGCTTCAATCTCGGCGGCAAGGACGGCGGGTACAGCTTCGGGGCGGCTCTCTCCACCTACACGAAGAAGGGGAACAAGTGGGTGTTCGGTGGCGAATACCTGTTGAAGAACAATCCCTACAAGGACACCAAGATACCCGTGGCGCAGTTCACGGCGGAGGGCGGCTATTACTTCAAGATACTGTCGGACGCCCGAAAGATTGTTTTCGTCTATGCCGGGGCTTCGGCTCTCGCCGGATATGAGGCGGTAAATTGGGGGAAGAAGGTGCTGCATGACGGCTCCACGCTGCACGACCGGGACGCCTTCATCTACGGCGGTGCGCTGACGCTCGATGTGGAGTGTTACGTGGCAGACCGTATCGCCCTGCTTGCCAACCTGCGGGAGCGTTGCCTTTGGGGTGGCGACACACGGAAGTTCCACACGCAGTTCGGGGTCGGTATCAAGTTCATCATCAACTGA
- the traN gene encoding conjugative transposon protein TraN: MRKVIIMFALAMGIITANAQENVTVETTNGSEQPTLTKEVYPQKEADGDLYHGLSRKLTFDRMIPPHGLEVTYDKTVHVIFPAEVRYVDLGSPDLIAGKADGAENIIRVKATVRNFPNETNMSVITEDGSFYTFNVKYAAEPLLLNVEMCDFIHDGSTVNRPNNAQEIYLKELGSESPMLVRLIMKSIHKQNKREVKHIGCKRFGIQYLLKGIYTHNGLLYFHTEIKNQSNVPFDVDYITWKIVDKKVAKRTAVQEQIILPLRAQNYATLVPGKKSERTVFTMAKFTIPDDKCLVVELNEKNGGRHQSFVIENEDLVRAGTINELQVR; this comes from the coding sequence ATGAGAAAAGTAATCATCATGTTTGCCCTCGCTATGGGCATCATAACTGCCAACGCGCAGGAGAATGTAACCGTTGAAACGACCAACGGAAGTGAACAACCGACCTTGACGAAGGAGGTCTATCCGCAGAAGGAGGCGGACGGCGACCTATATCACGGGCTGTCACGCAAGCTGACCTTCGACCGCATGATACCGCCGCACGGTCTGGAAGTGACCTACGACAAGACCGTCCACGTCATTTTTCCGGCGGAGGTGCGCTATGTCGATTTAGGCTCGCCCGACCTGATTGCCGGGAAAGCCGACGGAGCGGAGAACATCATCCGTGTGAAGGCTACCGTAAGGAATTTTCCCAACGAAACGAATATGTCCGTCATCACGGAGGACGGCAGTTTCTACACCTTCAACGTGAAGTACGCCGCCGAACCGCTGTTGCTCAACGTGGAGATGTGCGACTTCATCCATGACGGCAGCACGGTGAACCGCCCGAACAACGCGCAGGAAATCTATCTGAAAGAGCTGGGCAGCGAAAGCCCGATGCTGGTGCGCCTTATCATGAAGTCCATCCACAAACAGAACAAGCGCGAGGTGAAGCATATCGGCTGCAAGCGTTTCGGCATCCAATACCTGTTGAAAGGCATCTACACGCACAACGGCTTGCTTTATTTCCACACGGAGATAAAGAACCAGAGCAACGTGCCTTTCGATGTGGACTACATCACTTGGAAAATCGTGGACAAGAAGGTTGCGAAGCGTACTGCCGTGCAGGAGCAGATTATTCTGCCGCTCCGCGCGCAGAACTACGCCACCCTCGTGCCGGGCAAAAAGAGCGAGCGCACGGTCTTCACGATGGCGAAGTTCACCATCCCCGATGACAAGTGCCTCGTGGTGGAATTGAACGAGAAGAACGGCGGCCGTCACCAGTCCTTCGTGATTGAGAACGAGGATTTGGTACGCGCGGGTACCATCAACGAACTTCAAGTACGCTGA
- the traM gene encoding conjugative transposon protein TraM, which yields MEQTKNEPTKENKAAPETGKPKKEREPLTEAQRLKRQKMIVLPAMVLVFIGAMWLIFAPSSGKEQPPGTDGYNTEMPDADKANRQIIGDKLKAYEHGEMEERQESRNRAIGQLGDMFDREIAGTENGVDFDLANPGGKEERAKPATPQTIQSSAAAYRDLNATLGNFYDQPKNDNAEMDELLERIASLESELESERGKASSMDEQVALMEKSYELAAKYMGGQNGGQPSAEQRAEPTTVQKGKKNKAMPIRQVEHQVVSSLSQPMSNAEFVAALSQERNRGFNTAVGTAEVLDRNTIPACVHGAQSVTDGQTVRLRLLEPMAVAGRTIPRGAVVVGTGKIQGERLDIEITSLEYDGTIIPVELAVYDTDGQPGIFIPNSMEMNAVREVAANMGGSLGSSINISTNAGAQLASDLGKGLIQGTSQYIAKKMRTVKVHLKAGYRVMLYQEKY from the coding sequence ATGGAACAGACAAAGAATGAACCGACGAAAGAGAACAAAGCTGCTCCCGAAACGGGGAAACCGAAAAAGGAGCGCGAACCGCTGACAGAGGCGCAACGGCTGAAACGGCAGAAGATGATCGTGCTGCCCGCTATGGTGTTGGTGTTCATCGGGGCGATGTGGCTGATATTCGCCCCGTCCTCCGGCAAGGAGCAACCGCCGGGAACGGACGGATACAACACCGAGATGCCCGACGCTGACAAGGCGAACCGGCAGATTATCGGCGACAAGCTGAAAGCCTACGAGCATGGGGAGATGGAAGAGCGTCAGGAGAGCCGCAACCGTGCCATCGGGCAGCTGGGCGACATGTTCGACCGCGAGATAGCGGGAACGGAGAACGGAGTGGACTTCGACCTCGCCAATCCGGGCGGCAAGGAAGAAAGGGCAAAGCCAGCCACGCCGCAGACCATCCAGTCCTCCGCAGCCGCCTACCGTGACCTGAACGCCACGCTCGGAAACTTCTACGACCAGCCGAAAAACGACAATGCGGAGATGGACGAATTGTTGGAGCGCATCGCATCGCTGGAGTCGGAACTGGAAAGCGAGAGGGGCAAGGCTTCCTCTATGGACGAGCAGGTGGCTCTTATGGAGAAGTCCTACGAGCTGGCGGCAAAGTACATGGGCGGTCAGAACGGAGGACAGCCATCGGCGGAACAGAGGGCAGAGCCAACTACCGTGCAGAAAGGGAAGAAGAACAAGGCAATGCCTATCAGACAGGTGGAGCATCAAGTAGTTTCTTCACTCTCACAGCCTATGAGTAACGCGGAGTTTGTCGCCGCCTTATCGCAGGAACGCAACCGGGGTTTCAACACGGCTGTCGGCACGGCGGAGGTATTGGACAGGAACACCATACCGGCGTGCGTGCATGGGGCGCAGAGCGTGACGGACGGGCAGACGGTAAGGCTGCGCCTGCTGGAGCCTATGGCGGTGGCAGGCAGGACAATACCCCGGGGTGCGGTGGTGGTCGGCACGGGCAAGATACAGGGTGAGCGGCTCGACATCGAGATTACCTCGCTGGAATACGACGGCACGATTATCCCCGTGGAGCTTGCGGTCTATGACACGGACGGACAGCCCGGCATCTTCATCCCGAACTCGATGGAGATGAACGCCGTCCGGGAGGTCGCCGCCAACATGGGCGGCTCGCTGGGAAGCAGCATCAACATCTCCACCAATGCCGGGGCGCAGCTCGCCTCCGACTTGGGCAAGGGGCTGATACAAGGCACGAGCCAGTACATCGCCAAAAAGATGCGAACCGTCAAGGTGCATCTGAAAGCCGGGTACAGGGTCATGCTTTACCAAGAAAAATATTGA
- a CDS encoding TraL conjugative transposon family protein → MWGMYWKLHDKRKRLAASLKGYLDGLPPETRRRIVLGMFAAFAVLALYTFGRAVYDIGRNDGSHMETGHAGRVELPTPAETGNHLTPYLYGTDKE, encoded by the coding sequence ATGTGGGGCATGTATTGGAAACTCCACGACAAACGGAAACGCTTGGCGGCAAGTCTCAAAGGGTATCTGGACGGCTTGCCGCCGGAAACACGCCGCCGCATCGTGCTGGGGATGTTCGCCGCCTTCGCGGTGCTTGCCCTTTACACCTTCGGCAGAGCCGTCTATGACATCGGCAGGAACGACGGCTCACATATGGAAACGGGACACGCCGGACGGGTGGAACTGCCGACCCCGGCGGAAACAGGCAATCACTTAACACCTTATTTATATGGAACAGACAAAGAATGA
- the traK gene encoding conjugative transposon protein TraK — protein MEFKSLRNIESSFRQIRLFGIVFLSLCAVVTVWSVWNSYRFAEKQREKIYVLDNGKSLMLALSQDLSQNRPAEAREHVRRFHEMFFTLSPEKSAIEHNVKRALLLADKSVYHYYSDFAEKGYYNRIIAGNINQVLKVDSVVCDFNAYPYRAVTYATQKIIRQSNVTERSLVTTCRLLNASRSDDNPNGFTIEGFTIIENKDLQTIKR, from the coding sequence ATGGAATTCAAATCACTTAGAAACATCGAATCGTCGTTCAGGCAGATACGCCTGTTCGGTATCGTCTTCCTCTCGCTGTGCGCCGTGGTGACGGTGTGGAGCGTGTGGAACTCCTACCGTTTCGCAGAGAAGCAACGGGAGAAAATCTATGTGCTGGACAACGGCAAGAGCCTGATGCTCGCCTTGTCTCAGGATTTGTCGCAGAACCGCCCGGCGGAGGCACGGGAACATGTGCGCCGTTTCCACGAGATGTTCTTCACGCTATCACCTGAAAAAAGCGCGATTGAACACAACGTGAAACGTGCCTTGCTGCTGGCGGACAAGAGCGTGTACCACTATTATTCGGACTTCGCGGAGAAGGGGTACTACAACCGCATCATCGCCGGGAACATCAACCAAGTGCTGAAGGTGGACAGCGTGGTGTGCGACTTCAACGCCTATCCCTACCGTGCCGTGACCTACGCCACACAGAAAATCATCCGGCAGAGCAACGTCACCGAGCGCAGCCTCGTGACCACCTGCCGCCTGCTGAACGCATCGCGGTCGGATGACAACCCGAACGGTTTTACCATCGAGGGTTTCACCATCATTGAGAACAAGGATTTACAGACTATCAAACGGTAA
- the traJ gene encoding conjugative transposon protein TraJ, with amino-acid sequence MKFDNLHQILRSLYEQMMPLCGDMAGVAKGIAGLGALFYVAYRVWQSLARAEPIDVFPMLRPFAIGLCIMFFPTVVLGTINSILSPVVQGTAKMLEAETLDMNRYREQKDKLEYEAMVRNPETAYLVSNEEFDKQLEELGWSPSDMVTMAGMYIDRGMYNMKKSIRDFFREILELLFQAAALVIDTVRTFFLVVLAILGPIAFALSVWDGFQNTLTQWICRYIQVYLWLPVSDMFSTILAKIQVLMLQNDIERMQADPNFSLDSSDGVYIVFLCIGIIGYFTIPTVAGWIIQAGGMGGYGRNVNQMAGRAGSMAGSVAGAAAGNAVGRVGKLLK; translated from the coding sequence ATGAAGTTCGACAACCTTCATCAGATTTTACGTTCACTTTATGAGCAGATGATGCCGCTGTGTGGGGACATGGCTGGTGTGGCGAAAGGCATCGCCGGGCTGGGTGCGCTGTTCTACGTCGCCTACCGGGTATGGCAGTCGCTGGCGAGAGCTGAACCGATAGACGTATTCCCGATGCTCCGTCCTTTTGCCATCGGTCTGTGCATCATGTTCTTCCCGACTGTGGTGCTGGGCACGATAAACAGCATCCTCTCACCCGTCGTACAGGGCACGGCAAAGATGCTGGAGGCGGAAACGCTGGACATGAACCGATACCGGGAGCAGAAGGACAAACTGGAATACGAGGCGATGGTACGCAACCCCGAAACCGCCTACCTCGTGTCCAACGAGGAATTTGACAAGCAACTGGAGGAACTCGGCTGGTCGCCCTCCGACATGGTGACGATGGCGGGAATGTATATCGACCGGGGAATGTACAACATGAAGAAGAGCATCCGCGACTTCTTCCGCGAGATACTCGAACTGCTGTTCCAAGCCGCCGCCCTCGTGATAGACACCGTCCGCACCTTCTTTCTCGTGGTGCTGGCGATTCTCGGTCCGATAGCCTTCGCCCTGTCGGTATGGGACGGTTTCCAAAACACGCTCACGCAGTGGATATGCCGCTATATACAGGTCTATCTGTGGCTACCGGTATCGGACATGTTCAGCACCATACTGGCGAAGATACAGGTTCTGATGCTGCAAAACGACATCGAGCGGATGCAGGCAGACCCGAACTTCTCGCTGGATTCGAGCGACGGGGTGTATATCGTATTCCTCTGCATCGGCATCATCGGCTACTTTACCATTCCCACCGTTGCGGGCTGGATTATCCAAGCCGGAGGCATGGGCGGTTACGGTCGCAACGTGAACCAGATGGCGGGACGAGCCGGAAGCATGGCGGGCAGCGTGGCGGGTGCAGCCGCAGGAAACGCAGTCGGACGTGTCGGCAAATTGCTGAAATAA
- a CDS encoding DUF4141 domain-containing protein, producing the protein MRTRITMIICLCLLFAGRASAQWVVSDPGNLAQGIINASKNIIHTSKTATNMVSNFQETVKIYQQGKKYYDALKSVNNLVKDARKVQQTILMVGDITDIYVNSFQRMLRDGNFRPEELSAIAFGYTKLLEESNEVLTELRNVVNITTLSMTDKERMDVVERCHSKMKRYRNLVSYYTNKNISVSYLRAKKKNDLDRIMGLYGNMNERYW; encoded by the coding sequence ATGAGAACAAGAATAACAATGATTATCTGCCTGTGCCTGCTTTTCGCGGGCAGGGCAAGCGCACAGTGGGTCGTAAGCGATCCGGGCAATCTAGCGCAGGGCATCATCAATGCCTCCAAAAACATCATCCATACCTCCAAGACCGCCACGAACATGGTGAGCAACTTTCAGGAGACGGTGAAAATCTATCAGCAGGGCAAGAAGTATTACGATGCCCTCAAATCGGTGAACAATCTGGTCAAGGACGCCCGCAAGGTGCAGCAGACCATCCTGATGGTGGGCGACATCACAGACATCTATGTGAACAGTTTCCAACGGATGCTCCGTGACGGGAATTTCAGACCCGAAGAGCTTTCCGCAATCGCTTTCGGCTACACGAAACTGCTGGAGGAAAGCAACGAAGTGTTGACGGAACTCAGGAACGTGGTGAACATCACCACGCTCTCCATGACCGACAAGGAGCGCATGGACGTGGTGGAACGCTGCCACTCGAAGATGAAGCGTTACCGCAACCTCGTGAGCTACTACACGAACAAGAACATCTCCGTGAGTTACCTGCGTGCGAAAAAGAAGAACGACCTCGACCGCATCATGGGGCTGTACGGGAACATGAACGAAAGATACTGGTAG
- a CDS encoding DUF3876 domain-containing protein: MNLPKVKMLQVSKCLIGLAVMMLQSCDVADNRRDMLCGNWESVEGKPDVLIYKEGEAYKVTVFRRSGLRRKLKPETYLLQEENGNLFMNTGFRIDVSYNEATDVLTFSPNGDYVRVKPQPGHPTEE, from the coding sequence ATGAATTTACCAAAAGTGAAAATGCTGCAAGTCAGCAAGTGCCTTATCGGATTGGCGGTCATGATGCTGCAATCCTGCGACGTGGCCGACAACCGCCGCGACATGCTGTGCGGGAACTGGGAGAGCGTGGAGGGAAAACCTGACGTGCTTATCTACAAGGAGGGCGAAGCCTACAAAGTGACGGTGTTCCGTCGTAGCGGTCTGCGCCGCAAGCTCAAGCCGGAAACCTATCTCTTGCAGGAGGAGAACGGCAACCTGTTCATGAACACCGGCTTCCGCATCGACGTGTCCTACAACGAGGCCACGGATGTGCTGACTTTCTCGCCAAACGGGGACTATGTGCGGGTGAAGCCGCAGCCGGGACATCCGACCGAAGAATAA
- a CDS encoding TraG family conjugative transposon ATPase: MRNTSKMTTLENRFPLLAVEHGCIISKDADITVAFEVELPELYTVTGAEYEAIHSCWCKAIKVLPDYSVVHKQDWFIKERYKPELQKDDMSFLSRSFERHFNERPYLKHTCYLYLTKTTKERNRMQSNFSTLCRGHIIPKELDRETTTKFLEACEQFERIMNDSGLVRLRRLSTDEIVGTEGKTGLIERYFSLMPEGDTTLQDIELSAREMRIGDNRLCLHTLSDAEDLPGKVATDTRYEKLSTDRSDCRLSFASPVGLLLSCNHIYNQYVLIDNSEETLQKFEKSARNMQSLSRYSRSNSINREWIDQYLNEAHSYGLTSVRAHFNVMAWSDDAEELKHIKNDVGSQLASMECVPRHNTIDCPTLYWAAIPGNAADFPAEESFHTFIEQAVCLFTEETNYRSSLSPFGIKMVDRLTGKPLHLDISDLPMKRGITTNRNKFVLGPSGSGKSFFMNHLVRQYYEQGAHVVLVDTGNSYQGLCGMIRRKTGGADGVYFTYTEDKPISFNPFYTDDYIFDVEKKDSIKTLLLTLWKSEDDKVTKTESGELGSAVSAYIERIQSDRSIVPSFNTFYEYMRDDYRKELAQRDIKVEKSDFNIDNMLTTMRQYYRGGRYDFLLNSTENIDLLGKRFIVFEIDSIKENRELFPVVTIIIMEAFINKMRRLKGVRKQLIVEEAWKALSSANMAEYLRYMYKTVRKYYGEAIVVTQEVDDIISSPVVKESIINNSDCKILLDQRKYMNKFDQIQALLGLTEKEKSQILSINMANNPSRLYKEVWIGLGGTQSAVYATEVSAEEYLAYTTEETEKVEVYRLAEKLGDDIEAAIRQLAERRRNKE; this comes from the coding sequence ATGAGGAATACATCGAAAATGACAACACTGGAAAACAGGTTCCCACTTTTAGCGGTGGAGCATGGCTGCATCATCTCAAAGGACGCCGACATCACGGTGGCTTTCGAGGTGGAACTACCGGAACTTTACACCGTGACGGGTGCGGAGTACGAGGCGATACACAGTTGCTGGTGCAAGGCTATCAAGGTGCTGCCGGACTACTCCGTCGTCCACAAACAGGACTGGTTCATCAAGGAACGCTACAAACCGGAGCTTCAGAAGGACGACATGAGCTTTTTAAGCCGCTCTTTCGAGCGTCACTTCAACGAGCGTCCGTACCTGAAACACACCTGCTACCTCTACCTGACCAAGACAACAAAGGAGCGTAACCGGATGCAGAGCAATTTCAGCACGCTGTGCCGGGGACATATCATCCCGAAGGAGCTGGACAGGGAAACCACGACCAAGTTCTTGGAAGCCTGCGAACAGTTCGAGCGCATCATGAACGACAGCGGGCTTGTCAGGCTGCGCCGCCTCTCCACCGATGAGATTGTGGGTACTGAGGGAAAGACGGGACTTATTGAACGCTACTTCTCGCTCATGCCGGAAGGTGACACCACCTTGCAGGACATCGAGCTTTCGGCAAGGGAGATGCGCATCGGCGACAACCGCCTGTGTCTGCACACCCTCTCCGACGCGGAAGACCTGCCGGGCAAGGTGGCTACCGACACCCGTTACGAGAAGCTCTCCACCGACCGGAGTGACTGCCGACTGTCATTCGCCTCCCCGGTGGGGCTTCTGCTCTCCTGCAACCATATCTACAACCAGTATGTGCTGATAGACAACAGTGAGGAAACCTTGCAGAAGTTCGAGAAGTCCGCCCGTAACATGCAGTCGCTATCTCGCTATTCAAGGAGCAACAGCATCAACCGCGAGTGGATAGACCAATACCTGAACGAAGCCCATTCCTACGGACTGACCTCGGTACGGGCACACTTCAACGTCATGGCGTGGAGCGACGATGCGGAGGAACTGAAGCATATCAAGAACGACGTGGGCAGCCAGTTGGCAAGCATGGAATGCGTGCCGCGCCACAACACCATCGACTGCCCGACACTCTACTGGGCGGCGATACCCGGCAATGCGGCGGACTTCCCGGCGGAAGAGAGTTTCCACACCTTCATCGAACAGGCGGTGTGCCTGTTCACAGAGGAAACCAACTACCGCAGCTCGCTCTCGCCCTTCGGCATCAAGATGGTGGACAGGCTCACGGGAAAACCGCTGCACCTTGACATCTCCGACCTGCCCATGAAGCGAGGTATCACGACCAACCGCAACAAGTTCGTGCTGGGTCCTTCGGGCAGCGGCAAGTCTTTCTTCATGAACCACCTCGTGCGCCAATATTATGAGCAAGGCGCACATGTGGTATTGGTGGACACGGGAAACTCCTATCAGGGCTTGTGCGGCATGATCCGACGCAAGACAGGCGGAGCGGACGGTGTGTATTTCACCTACACGGAAGATAAGCCCATCAGCTTCAACCCGTTCTACACCGACGATTACATCTTCGACGTGGAGAAGAAGGACAGCATCAAGACCCTGTTGCTGACGCTCTGGAAGTCGGAGGACGACAAGGTGACAAAGACGGAGAGCGGCGAGCTGGGCAGTGCCGTGAGTGCCTATATTGAGCGCATCCAATCCGACCGTAGCATCGTGCCGTCGTTCAACACCTTCTACGAGTATATGCGTGACGACTACCGCAAGGAACTGGCACAGCGTGACATCAAGGTGGAGAAGTCCGACTTCAACATCGACAACATGCTCACCACCATGCGGCAGTATTACCGGGGCGGGCGTTACGATTTCCTGCTCAACTCCACGGAGAACATCGACCTGCTCGGCAAGCGGTTCATCGTCTTCGAGATAGATTCGATTAAAGAAAACCGCGAACTGTTCCCCGTCGTGACCATCATCATCATGGAAGCCTTCATCAACAAGATGCGGCGGCTGAAAGGCGTGCGGAAACAGCTTATCGTGGAAGAGGCTTGGAAGGCCCTCTCATCGGCGAACATGGCTGAATATCTGCGCTATATGTATAAGACGGTCAGAAAATATTACGGCGAGGCAATCGTGGTGACGCAGGAGGTGGACGACATTATCAGTTCTCCGGTGGTCAAAGAGAGCATTATCAACAACTCGGATTGTAAAATCCTGCTTGACCAAAGGAAATATATGAACAAGTTCGACCAGATACAGGCGTTGCTCGGACTGACGGAAAAGGAGAAGTCGCAGATACTCTCCATCAACATGGCGAACAACCCTTCACGGCTCTACAAGGAGGTGTGGATAGGCTTGGGCGGCACGCAGTCGGCGGTCTATGCCACGGAGGTCAGCGCGGAAGAGTATCTGGCGTACACCACCGAGGAAACGGAAAAAGTGGAGGTTTACCGTCTGGCGGAGAAGCTGGGCGACGACATCGAAGCCGCCATCCGGCAGCTTGCCGAAAGGCGGAGAAACAAGGAATAA
- a CDS encoding DUF4133 domain-containing protein, producing MAEYPINKGIGRPVEFKGLKAQYLFIFCGGLLALFVLFVILYMVGIDQWICIGFGAASSSLLVWQTFALNARYGEHGLMKLGAARSHPRYLINRRRITRLFKRQRKEERQ from the coding sequence ATGGCTGAATACCCAATCAACAAGGGTATCGGCCGTCCGGTAGAGTTCAAGGGCTTGAAGGCACAGTACCTCTTCATCTTCTGCGGAGGTCTGCTGGCTCTCTTCGTCCTGTTCGTCATCCTCTACATGGTCGGTATCGACCAGTGGATATGTATCGGCTTCGGCGCGGCATCGTCCTCCCTCCTTGTATGGCAGACCTTCGCGCTGAACGCCCGGTACGGTGAACACGGGCTGATGAAATTAGGAGCGGCACGGAGCCATCCCCGATACCTTATCAACCGGCGGCGGATAACCCGTCTGTTCAAACGACAACGAAAGGAAGAAAGACAATGA
- a CDS encoding DUF4134 domain-containing protein produces MNKNILKNRKAILSAALVIAATASAFAQGNGIAGINEATSMVSSYFDPGTKLIYAIGAVVGLIGGVKVYGKFSSGDPDTSKTAASWFGACIFLIVAATILRSFFL; encoded by the coding sequence ATGAACAAGAACATCTTGAAAAACAGAAAAGCAATCCTCTCCGCGGCACTTGTCATCGCCGCAACCGCCTCCGCTTTCGCGCAGGGAAACGGCATCGCGGGCATCAACGAAGCCACCTCTATGGTGAGTTCTTATTTCGACCCCGGAACTAAACTGATATACGCCATCGGTGCAGTCGTCGGGCTTATCGGGGGCGTAAAAGTGTACGGCAAGTTTTCATCGGGCGACCCCGACACCAGCAAGACAGCCGCCTCGTGGTTCGGCGCGTGCATCTTCCTGATTGTTGCCGCCACCATCCTGCGCTCATTCTTCCTTTAA
- a CDS encoding DUF3408 domain-containing protein gives MEKEMTPNEKRPQQDCGGMFTQVQASVEILSPVPVSGKCSEKDYERLFIRDPEVKAREGKMAYVRPEYHERIMRITRVIGHDRLTLSAYIDHVLTHHFNQCEDAIKSLYARNYNSVF, from the coding sequence ATGGAAAAAGAAATGACACCGAATGAAAAAAGACCACAGCAAGACTGCGGAGGTATGTTTACCCAAGTGCAGGCGAGTGTGGAAATACTGTCGCCTGTCCCGGTAAGCGGCAAATGCAGTGAGAAGGACTATGAACGCCTGTTCATCCGCGACCCGGAAGTAAAGGCACGTGAGGGGAAGATGGCGTATGTGCGCCCGGAGTACCACGAGCGTATCATGCGTATCACCCGTGTAATCGGGCATGACCGGCTTACGCTGTCCGCTTACATCGACCATGTGCTGACGCACCACTTCAACCAGTGCGAAGATGCGATAAAGAGCCTTTATGCCCGAAATTACAATTCAGTATTCTAA